The Microbacter sp. GSS18 genome has a segment encoding these proteins:
- a CDS encoding cupin domain-containing protein encodes MSTAPLKPAVLLDAVGLSLAHEPVPADQIVAGAPATGYAALDDGEGREIGVWEMTVGAMSDTEVDEVFVVLTGSATIEFVSPAQPPIELRPGSVVRLDDGMQTVWTVRETLRKIFIAR; translated from the coding sequence GTGAGCACCGCCCCGCTGAAACCCGCGGTCCTCCTCGACGCGGTCGGCCTCTCGCTCGCGCACGAACCGGTGCCTGCGGACCAGATCGTCGCCGGTGCTCCCGCGACGGGCTACGCCGCACTCGACGACGGCGAAGGCCGCGAGATCGGCGTGTGGGAGATGACGGTCGGCGCCATGAGCGACACCGAAGTGGACGAGGTGTTCGTCGTGCTCACCGGAAGCGCGACGATCGAGTTCGTCTCACCTGCCCAGCCGCCTATCGAGCTGCGTCCCGGATCCGTCGTGCGCCTCGACGACGGCATGCAGACGGTGTGGACCGTGCGAGAGACGCTGCGCAAGATCTTCATCGCCCGCTGA
- a CDS encoding P1 family peptidase encodes MPRPRARDLGVPFAGRTGPLNALTDVPGVEVGYTTIIHGEPGDDSVARTGVTAILPRGRAGVGIPCAAATFSLNGNGELTGRAWIDESGSFSTPIALTNSHAVGAVHRGVDEWMHETHPEVSVQWMLPVVGETWDGYLNQINGGHVEPAHARAALDAASSGPPAEGNVGGGTGMNCYGFKGGSGTASRVVEHDGTGYTVGVFLQANFGSREELTVAGRGLGPDSTVPAPIEDDEWFIREGEQARCVPGAGSVIVVVATDAPLLPGQCAALARRVPLGLARTGTTGSHFSGDIFLAFSTANPGALTSRMADPTPYESLTFVPWGRIDPFYTATVQAVEEAVVNALVAAEDVTGRDGHASYAIPHDEIRAAFARSA; translated from the coding sequence ATGCCACGCCCGCGCGCCCGTGATCTGGGCGTCCCGTTCGCCGGCCGAACCGGCCCACTGAACGCCCTCACCGATGTTCCCGGCGTGGAGGTCGGATACACCACGATCATCCACGGCGAGCCCGGCGACGACAGCGTCGCACGCACGGGCGTGACCGCCATCCTCCCGCGAGGACGCGCGGGCGTCGGCATCCCGTGCGCGGCCGCGACCTTCTCGCTCAACGGCAACGGCGAGCTGACCGGACGCGCGTGGATCGACGAGTCCGGATCGTTTTCGACGCCCATCGCGCTGACCAACTCGCACGCCGTCGGCGCGGTGCACCGCGGCGTCGACGAGTGGATGCACGAGACGCACCCCGAGGTGTCGGTGCAGTGGATGCTGCCGGTCGTCGGCGAGACGTGGGACGGCTACCTCAACCAGATCAACGGCGGCCATGTGGAGCCCGCGCACGCCCGAGCCGCACTCGACGCCGCATCCTCGGGCCCGCCGGCCGAAGGCAATGTCGGCGGCGGGACGGGAATGAACTGCTACGGCTTCAAGGGCGGGTCGGGCACGGCCTCGCGTGTGGTCGAGCACGACGGCACCGGCTACACCGTCGGAGTGTTCCTGCAGGCGAACTTCGGCTCGCGCGAGGAGCTCACCGTCGCGGGGCGCGGCCTCGGCCCCGATTCAACCGTCCCGGCGCCGATCGAGGACGACGAGTGGTTCATCCGCGAGGGCGAACAGGCGAGATGCGTTCCCGGAGCCGGCAGCGTCATCGTCGTTGTCGCCACCGACGCGCCGCTGCTCCCCGGTCAGTGCGCGGCCCTCGCTCGCAGGGTCCCGCTGGGGCTCGCGCGCACGGGAACGACGGGCAGTCACTTCTCGGGCGACATCTTCCTGGCGTTCTCCACCGCGAACCCGGGCGCACTCACATCCCGCATGGCCGACCCGACGCCGTACGAGTCGCTCACCTTCGTGCCGTGGGGGCGCATCGACCCGTTCTACACGGCCACCGTGCAGGCGGTCGAGGAGGCCGTGGTGAACGCGCTCGTCGCCGCCGAGGATGTCACCGGCCGCGACGGCCACGCCAGTTACGCGATCCCCCACGACGAGATCCGCGCGGCGTTCGCACGGTCCGCCTAG
- a CDS encoding PucR family transcriptional regulator has protein sequence MSESREDRGIRTDRPIPGAPGVTLPTVREIIALDAIVEGVPEVVVGDDLLEAPVRWLHVSDSITVPRMLSGGELLLSTGATWPAEPGELARFIGDLADAGLSGIILELGTHYRYLPAVVAQAARDGGLALIVLHRELRFVDVTEAVHRRIIVGQTDALRARDEVRERFTALALRGSPADFIVHQLSQTLGAPVVLENLAYEVVACEVPLALENELFTDWELRSRAAHRRAQRAATPAPDDWLVVPVEARGIRWGHLLALPGPEHPAGRTAVLEQGAIALAVGRLADGSHDEWGRIGRRRLVDGLLAGRFAGAGGAAARLEAAGLPFSGAALYGVVIAGAPLVVDAAETAARGLRARVLAGSGPEGVSSPATALLLSMPVAESFDDAAALAFARASIDPAADADRLVVSVGRAGSDFDGALVSLHEAVDLARGRRRRSGRGPQLRRAENRPLVQLVTALRDDHRVLEHGERMLAPLIVHDLGRGGDLLDVLEAMLAHPGNRTAAASASHLSRSVFYQRIALIEELLDVDLDDGETQTALHLALLVRRSSGR, from the coding sequence GTGTCCGAAAGTCGTGAAGATCGAGGGATCCGGACGGATCGTCCGATCCCCGGCGCACCCGGCGTCACGCTGCCGACCGTGCGCGAGATCATCGCGCTGGACGCCATCGTGGAAGGCGTGCCCGAGGTCGTCGTCGGCGACGACCTGCTGGAAGCCCCGGTGCGCTGGCTGCACGTGTCGGACAGCATCACCGTGCCCCGCATGCTCTCCGGTGGCGAGCTGCTCCTGTCGACGGGGGCGACATGGCCCGCCGAGCCCGGCGAGCTCGCGCGCTTCATCGGCGACCTGGCGGATGCCGGCCTGTCGGGCATCATCCTCGAACTCGGCACGCACTACCGCTACCTGCCCGCGGTCGTGGCTCAGGCGGCGCGCGACGGCGGACTGGCCCTGATCGTCCTGCACCGCGAGCTGAGGTTCGTCGATGTCACCGAGGCCGTCCATCGCCGCATCATCGTGGGGCAGACCGACGCACTGCGCGCCCGCGACGAGGTGCGCGAGCGCTTCACAGCGCTCGCCCTGCGCGGGTCGCCGGCCGATTTCATCGTCCATCAGCTCAGCCAGACGCTCGGGGCGCCTGTCGTGCTCGAGAACCTCGCCTACGAGGTCGTGGCGTGCGAGGTCCCCCTGGCGCTGGAGAACGAGCTGTTCACGGACTGGGAGCTGCGCTCGCGCGCAGCGCATCGACGCGCACAGCGCGCCGCGACCCCGGCCCCCGACGACTGGCTCGTCGTTCCGGTGGAGGCTCGCGGCATCCGCTGGGGTCACCTGCTGGCGCTGCCGGGTCCCGAGCACCCCGCCGGTCGCACCGCCGTCCTCGAACAGGGCGCCATCGCTCTGGCCGTGGGGAGGCTCGCCGACGGATCGCACGACGAATGGGGCCGGATCGGCCGCCGCCGCCTCGTCGACGGTCTGCTCGCCGGACGCTTCGCCGGCGCCGGCGGTGCGGCGGCGCGCCTCGAGGCCGCCGGGCTCCCGTTCAGCGGTGCGGCGCTGTACGGCGTCGTGATCGCGGGCGCCCCGCTCGTCGTCGATGCCGCCGAGACCGCCGCGCGGGGACTCCGGGCTCGCGTGCTGGCGGGTTCGGGACCTGAGGGTGTGAGCAGCCCGGCGACGGCGCTGCTGCTGTCGATGCCGGTCGCAGAGTCGTTCGACGACGCCGCGGCGCTCGCATTCGCCCGTGCGTCGATCGACCCCGCCGCCGACGCCGATCGACTCGTGGTGTCGGTCGGACGGGCGGGATCGGACTTCGACGGGGCGCTGGTCTCGCTGCACGAGGCGGTCGATCTGGCTCGGGGGCGCCGCCGTCGCTCGGGTCGGGGGCCGCAGCTTCGTCGGGCCGAGAACCGGCCGCTCGTGCAGCTCGTGACGGCGCTGCGCGACGACCATCGCGTGCTCGAGCACGGCGAGCGGATGCTGGCGCCGCTGATCGTCCACGACCTCGGCCGCGGCGGCGATCTGCTGGATGTGCTCGAGGCGATGCTCGCCCATCCCGGCAACCGGACCGCTGCGGCGTCGGCGTCCCACCTGTCGCGGTCGGTGTTCTACCAGCGGATCGCCCTCATCGAAGAGCTGCTCGACGTCGACCTCGACGACGGTGAGACCCAGACGGCGCTGCATCTGGCGCTGCTGGTGCGTCGCAGCTCGGGGCGCTGA
- a CDS encoding CoA-acylating methylmalonate-semialdehyde dehydrogenase gives MTLIRHLIDGTETGSADRTGPVYNPATGEVVADVAFADAAEVESAIAAAKAALPAWRSSGLVKRADVFFRLRQLLIERQDELAAILTREHGKVLSDAKGEISRGIENVEFAAGLVHLLKGERSEQVARGVDVHSIKQPVGVVGAITPFNFPAMVPLWMTASAIACGNTVVLKPSEKDPSASVYLAKLFEEAGLPAGVLNVVHGDKVAVDTILDSPDVKAVSFVGSTPVARAIYQRGTANGKRVQALGGAKNHMVVMPDADLDGAANAAVSAAYGSAGERCMAVSVLVAVGDQVADALVEKVAAAVKGLTIGDGTDPASEMGPLITREHRDKVASYVTGAEAEGAKVVVDGTAQQFDGDGFFVGVSLVDQVKPGMKVYDDEIFGPVLSVVRVDTYDEAVELINSSPFANGTAIFTRDGGTARQFEVDIEVGMVGVNVPIPVPIGAYSFGGWKNSLFGDSHIYGPESIHFYTRSKVVTTRWPDHTPSQVDLGFPSNH, from the coding sequence ATGACGCTCATCCGCCACCTGATCGACGGTACCGAGACGGGTTCGGCCGACCGCACCGGGCCGGTGTACAACCCGGCGACGGGAGAGGTCGTCGCCGACGTCGCCTTCGCCGACGCGGCCGAGGTCGAATCGGCCATCGCCGCAGCCAAGGCGGCGCTTCCGGCGTGGCGCTCGTCCGGCCTGGTCAAGCGCGCGGACGTGTTCTTCCGCCTGCGCCAGCTGCTGATCGAGCGCCAGGACGAGCTGGCGGCGATCCTCACCCGCGAGCACGGCAAGGTCCTCTCCGATGCCAAGGGCGAGATCAGCCGCGGCATCGAGAACGTCGAGTTCGCCGCCGGCCTGGTGCACCTGCTCAAGGGCGAGCGCAGCGAGCAGGTCGCGCGCGGCGTCGACGTGCACTCCATCAAGCAGCCGGTGGGCGTCGTGGGCGCCATCACGCCGTTCAACTTCCCCGCGATGGTGCCGCTGTGGATGACCGCGTCGGCCATCGCCTGCGGCAACACCGTGGTGCTCAAGCCCAGCGAGAAGGACCCGAGCGCGTCGGTGTACCTCGCCAAGCTCTTCGAAGAGGCCGGGCTCCCCGCCGGCGTGCTCAACGTCGTCCACGGCGACAAGGTCGCGGTCGACACGATCCTGGACTCCCCCGACGTCAAGGCCGTCAGCTTCGTCGGCTCGACGCCGGTCGCCCGGGCGATCTACCAGCGCGGCACAGCGAACGGCAAGCGCGTGCAGGCACTCGGCGGCGCGAAGAACCACATGGTCGTGATGCCGGATGCCGACCTGGACGGCGCAGCGAACGCCGCCGTCTCCGCCGCCTACGGCTCCGCCGGAGAGCGCTGCATGGCGGTCTCGGTGCTCGTCGCGGTCGGCGACCAGGTCGCCGACGCCCTCGTGGAGAAGGTCGCAGCGGCCGTCAAGGGCCTCACGATCGGCGACGGCACCGACCCCGCGAGCGAGATGGGCCCGCTCATCACGCGCGAGCACCGTGACAAGGTCGCCTCCTACGTCACCGGCGCCGAGGCAGAGGGCGCGAAGGTCGTCGTGGACGGCACGGCGCAGCAGTTCGACGGCGACGGCTTCTTCGTCGGCGTGTCCCTGGTGGACCAGGTCAAGCCCGGCATGAAGGTCTACGACGACGAGATCTTCGGCCCGGTGCTCTCCGTCGTGCGCGTGGACACGTACGACGAGGCCGTCGAGCTGATCAACTCCAGCCCCTTCGCCAACGGCACCGCGATCTTCACCCGCGACGGCGGCACCGCGCGCCAGTTCGAGGTGGACATCGAGGTCGGCATGGTCGGCGTGAACGTCCCGATCCCGGTGCCGATCGGCGCCTACTCGTTCGGCGGCTGGAAGAACTCGCTGTTCGGCGACTCGCACATCTACGGCCCCGAATCGATCCACTTCTACACGCGGTCCAAGGTCGTCACGACCCGCTGGCCCGACCACACCCCGTCGCAGGTCGACCTCGGCTTCCCGAGCAACCACTGA
- a CDS encoding aspartate aminotransferase family protein, whose protein sequence is MTLIEQPGVTPDLDADARVRADDRAHVFHSWSAQALIDPLPVAGGDGATFWDYAGNAYLDFSSQLVNLNLGHQHPDLVQAIQDQAGRLATIQPSMANDVRGELARRIAAVAGDGFEKVFFTNGGADANENAVRMARLVTGRRKVLSMYRSYHGNTSTAITLTGDPRRWPNEPADGSVAHFFGPYPYRSAFHSSSVEEETQRALEHLEQTIVLEGASTIAAIIIETVVGTNGVLVPPPGYLPGVRELCDRYGIVYIADEVMVGFGRLGEWFGFQAFDVTPDLITFAKGVNSGYVPLGGVVISDRIAGHFDTLAFPGGLTYSGHPLACAAGVATFEVFGRDGILERVRDLGARVVEPRLREMAERHPSVGDVRGRGLFWAIELVKDRETREQLVPFNASGKDAAPMTEIAAACKSEGVWPFTHFNRVHVAPPLVIGEDDLVRGLNVIDRALASADRHVD, encoded by the coding sequence ATGACCCTCATCGAGCAGCCCGGCGTCACGCCCGACCTCGACGCCGATGCCCGTGTGCGCGCCGACGACCGCGCGCACGTGTTCCACTCGTGGAGCGCGCAGGCCCTCATCGACCCGCTGCCGGTCGCCGGCGGTGACGGAGCGACGTTCTGGGACTACGCCGGCAACGCCTACCTGGACTTCAGCTCGCAGCTGGTGAACCTCAACCTCGGCCACCAGCACCCCGACCTCGTGCAGGCGATCCAGGACCAGGCCGGACGTCTGGCGACGATCCAGCCCTCGATGGCCAACGACGTGCGGGGTGAGCTCGCCCGCCGCATCGCCGCGGTCGCAGGCGACGGCTTCGAGAAGGTGTTCTTCACCAACGGCGGCGCCGACGCCAACGAGAACGCCGTTCGCATGGCCCGTCTGGTGACCGGCCGCCGCAAGGTGCTGTCGATGTACCGCAGCTACCACGGCAACACCTCGACGGCGATCACGCTGACCGGCGACCCGCGACGGTGGCCGAACGAGCCGGCGGACGGCTCGGTGGCGCACTTCTTCGGCCCCTACCCGTACCGCTCGGCGTTCCACTCGTCGTCGGTCGAGGAGGAGACGCAGCGCGCGCTGGAGCACCTCGAGCAGACGATCGTGCTCGAGGGCGCGTCGACGATCGCCGCGATCATCATCGAGACGGTCGTCGGCACCAACGGCGTGCTGGTTCCGCCGCCCGGCTACCTTCCTGGCGTCCGCGAGCTGTGCGACAGGTACGGCATCGTTTACATCGCGGACGAGGTGATGGTGGGCTTCGGCCGCCTCGGCGAGTGGTTCGGCTTCCAGGCCTTCGACGTCACGCCCGACCTCATCACCTTCGCGAAGGGCGTGAACTCGGGCTATGTGCCGCTGGGCGGTGTCGTGATCTCGGACCGGATCGCGGGGCACTTCGACACGCTCGCCTTCCCGGGCGGCCTGACGTACTCGGGCCACCCGCTCGCGTGCGCCGCCGGCGTGGCGACGTTCGAGGTCTTCGGGCGCGACGGCATCCTCGAGCGCGTGCGCGATCTCGGCGCGCGCGTCGTCGAGCCCCGCCTGCGCGAGATGGCCGAGCGCCACCCGTCGGTCGGCGACGTACGCGGCCGGGGCCTCTTCTGGGCGATCGAGCTGGTCAAGGACCGCGAAACGCGCGAGCAGCTGGTGCCGTTCAACGCGAGCGGGAAGGACGCCGCGCCCATGACCGAGATCGCCGCCGCGTGCAAGAGCGAGGGCGTATGGCCCTTCACGCACTTCAACCGCGTGCACGTGGCGCCCCCGCTCGTGATCGGCGAGGACGACCTGGTCCGCGGATTGAACGTGATCGACCGGGCCCTGGCCTCGGCCGACCGCCACGTCGACTAG
- a CDS encoding thermonuclease family protein, giving the protein MISTARRRRSSGVGAVLALAAVGLIALAWLALTDRLGPLEGSAPSAPVAQPPSAAVPGPPSDAFAITVTSVIDGDTVKAHAQDPNPVMPGTESVSVRLIGIDTPETYPDEECWGPEATDALRALAPEGATLLAAPDAEWHDRYGRVLLYLWTPDGVFVNHELVDAGAAEALRVEPNDLYAGVFADAEAAARSAGAGQWTSCF; this is encoded by the coding sequence GTGATCAGCACCGCGCGCCGGCGCCGCAGCAGCGGGGTCGGCGCGGTCCTTGCACTGGCGGCGGTCGGGCTCATCGCGCTGGCGTGGTTGGCGCTGACGGACCGTCTCGGGCCGCTCGAGGGCAGCGCCCCTTCAGCGCCTGTCGCGCAGCCGCCGTCCGCGGCGGTCCCGGGTCCGCCCTCCGACGCGTTCGCGATCACCGTGACCTCCGTCATCGACGGCGACACCGTGAAGGCGCACGCGCAGGACCCGAATCCGGTGATGCCGGGCACCGAATCGGTGTCGGTGCGCCTCATCGGCATCGACACTCCCGAGACGTATCCCGACGAGGAGTGCTGGGGGCCCGAGGCGACGGATGCGCTGCGCGCCCTGGCACCCGAGGGCGCGACGCTGTTGGCGGCGCCGGATGCCGAGTGGCACGACCGCTACGGCCGCGTGCTGCTGTACCTGTGGACTCCCGACGGCGTCTTCGTCAACCACGAGCTCGTCGATGCCGGCGCCGCCGAGGCCCTGCGCGTCGAGCCGAACGACCTTTACGCGGGGGTGTTCGCGGATGCCGAGGCCGCTGCCCGGTCGGCCGGCGCCGGGCAATGGACGTCCTGCTTCTGA
- a CDS encoding DUF1304 domain-containing protein: MIAIIATVFAALAALLHVYIFVMESVQWSRPAIWRRFGVPDQSSADITRPMAYNQGFYNLFLAIGATLGIVLFWATGPDTAAEVAGRTLVLFTLGSMAAAALVLITTGRKYLRAALIQGTLPIIGFVLMLFA; the protein is encoded by the coding sequence ATGATCGCGATCATCGCCACGGTCTTCGCCGCGCTCGCGGCCCTCCTGCACGTGTACATCTTCGTGATGGAGAGCGTCCAGTGGTCGCGTCCGGCGATCTGGCGCCGTTTCGGCGTTCCGGACCAGTCCTCGGCCGACATCACGCGGCCCATGGCGTACAACCAGGGCTTCTACAACCTTTTCCTCGCGATCGGGGCGACCCTCGGCATCGTGCTGTTCTGGGCGACCGGGCCCGACACGGCCGCCGAGGTGGCCGGGCGCACGCTCGTGCTGTTCACGCTCGGCTCGATGGCGGCGGCCGCGCTCGTGCTGATCACCACCGGCCGGAAGTACCTGCGTGCGGCGCTCATCCAGGGAACACTCCCCATCATCGGGTTCGTCCTGATGCTGTTCGCCTGA
- a CDS encoding LysR family substrate-binding domain-containing protein, whose protein sequence is MAKRGGGPRKPPRGGNAKRSGAAGRSGSGRTGSGRTGGRSPAPTKPRAGKQRPDASAVAPEGPFRLGAIPGATPGKWIDIWHDRMPDVELVLTPIAVADQGRALREAEVDAALVRLPLDEAGMHSIPLYDEITVVVASKDSHLTAADELEAADLAGEVIIVPRDDVLSLEVPGGIAPRFDAPDDTAQAIATVATGVGVVIVPMSLARLHHRKDTEYRPLREGPTSTVALAWPAERTTELVETFIGIVRGRTANSSRT, encoded by the coding sequence ATGGCGAAACGCGGCGGCGGCCCACGCAAGCCCCCGCGCGGCGGGAACGCCAAGCGCAGCGGCGCCGCCGGCCGTTCCGGCTCGGGCCGAACCGGCTCGGGTCGCACCGGCGGGCGGAGCCCCGCCCCGACGAAGCCGCGCGCGGGAAAGCAGCGTCCGGATGCCTCGGCCGTCGCCCCCGAGGGGCCGTTCCGGCTCGGCGCGATCCCCGGCGCGACCCCCGGCAAGTGGATCGACATCTGGCACGACCGGATGCCGGACGTCGAACTGGTCCTGACGCCCATCGCCGTCGCCGACCAGGGCCGCGCCCTGCGCGAGGCCGAGGTCGACGCCGCCCTCGTGCGCCTGCCGCTGGACGAGGCGGGCATGCACAGCATCCCGCTCTACGACGAGATCACGGTCGTCGTCGCGTCGAAGGACTCCCACCTGACCGCCGCGGACGAACTGGAAGCGGCCGATCTCGCGGGCGAGGTGATCATCGTCCCGCGTGACGACGTGCTGTCACTGGAGGTGCCCGGCGGCATCGCTCCCCGCTTCGACGCTCCCGACGACACGGCGCAGGCCATCGCGACCGTGGCCACCGGGGTCGGAGTCGTCATCGTGCCGATGTCGCTCGCCCGCCTGCATCACCGCAAGGACACCGAGTACCGGCCGCTCCGCGAGGGGCCGACGTCGACGGTCGCGCTGGCATGGCCCGCCGAGCGCACGACGGAACTGGTCGAGACGTTCATCGGCATCGTCCGGGGACGGACCGCGAACTCCTCGCGCACGTGA
- a CDS encoding CHAT domain-containing protein, with protein MALSAEELFARGRADLNAGRAAAARRKLTQVAARTEDPDLGARAAGLLAALMSRHGEPQAAEALCLEALARPGLSVKTKAMLEGKLGLFALEHGDFALAISRYDSALAGIGDDLEERPSMLINRGVALMRSGRYAAARADDEEAARYYAERGDDVPLAMAVHNGGYTALLEGDLVQALESMSEARTVMERASAVNAAIGELDRAEVLRDAGLATEAEQALERIVGVFGANRMPQARAEAELHLARSLLSHDPTRAARVASDAARRFRRLASEGWAVRADAIRIRAQLAVDVLTDPYLGRPAQAAKGMPGRAEVHETVTSLRAHGMRADSAALDFSARLRPAFDDGAPVRAPRDSPIDVRLLAHRVRVRRSLSAGRQAQARRQAARAVDELARWQSAFASLDLQSAVTMHGIPLMAAAIASAVGSGRPELVFEWAERARHFMLRTRPVRPTQDADASADLAELRALRSEAGSADWLASPRAAELYQRLRQRQWSGTAAGGSEDQVAMGELQAALDDETAVLSYVWSAERVACVVVTARDARLVSIRDWPGMRALHSGLRADLDMAASIVAGPMASVVHATLESRLVGISRELVDPVLADVDAKRIVITAPAVLNGMTWSMLPALRDRVVTVAASATQWLRHRDEVYDNHLPGFALGPLVARGHEELQRAAAAWDAPTLLADTGATVDAVTRLASEVDVLHVAAHGRHAAENPLFSGLELTDGVLFGYDIDRVAAVPPVVVLSACEVGRSSVRWGEEAIGMTRVWLHAGTACVIAAPVVVADEVACELLGEMHVGLAAGEAPAVALAGAARRTGIVAPFQAHGAGF; from the coding sequence ATGGCACTCTCGGCGGAGGAGCTGTTCGCGCGTGGGCGCGCCGATCTGAATGCCGGGAGAGCGGCCGCAGCACGGCGCAAGCTGACCCAGGTCGCCGCGCGCACCGAGGATCCGGACCTCGGTGCGCGCGCCGCCGGGCTGCTCGCGGCCCTCATGAGCCGGCACGGCGAACCGCAGGCGGCCGAGGCGCTGTGCCTCGAGGCGCTGGCCCGCCCGGGGCTGTCGGTGAAGACGAAGGCGATGCTGGAAGGCAAGCTCGGCCTGTTCGCCCTCGAACACGGCGACTTCGCGTTGGCGATCAGCCGCTACGACAGCGCGCTGGCGGGCATCGGCGACGATCTCGAGGAGCGTCCGTCGATGCTGATCAACCGTGGCGTCGCACTGATGCGGTCGGGCAGATACGCCGCTGCACGCGCCGACGACGAGGAAGCCGCGAGGTACTACGCCGAGCGTGGCGACGATGTGCCTCTCGCCATGGCCGTGCATAACGGCGGGTACACCGCCTTGCTCGAGGGCGACCTCGTCCAGGCGCTCGAGTCGATGTCCGAGGCCCGCACGGTGATGGAGCGGGCTTCCGCGGTGAACGCGGCGATCGGCGAACTCGACCGCGCCGAAGTCCTGCGCGACGCCGGTCTGGCCACCGAGGCCGAGCAGGCCCTGGAGCGGATCGTCGGAGTGTTCGGGGCGAACCGGATGCCTCAGGCCCGAGCCGAGGCGGAACTGCATCTGGCTCGCTCCCTTCTGTCACACGATCCCACGCGCGCCGCGAGAGTCGCCTCCGATGCCGCCCGCCGATTCCGGCGGCTCGCGAGCGAGGGCTGGGCCGTGCGCGCCGATGCGATCCGGATCCGGGCCCAACTCGCCGTCGACGTCTTGACGGATCCGTACCTCGGACGCCCTGCCCAGGCGGCGAAGGGAATGCCCGGGCGTGCCGAAGTGCACGAGACGGTGACGTCTCTTCGCGCCCACGGCATGCGTGCCGACTCCGCCGCGCTCGACTTCAGCGCCCGGCTGCGCCCCGCCTTCGACGACGGTGCGCCGGTGCGTGCGCCGCGCGACTCTCCCATCGACGTCCGTCTTCTCGCCCACCGTGTGCGGGTGCGGCGGTCGCTCTCGGCCGGAAGGCAGGCCCAGGCGCGACGCCAAGCGGCGCGTGCCGTGGACGAGCTCGCGCGCTGGCAGAGCGCGTTCGCGAGCCTCGACCTGCAGAGCGCCGTGACCATGCACGGAATTCCGCTCATGGCGGCTGCGATCGCGTCGGCGGTGGGTTCGGGACGTCCGGAGCTGGTATTCGAGTGGGCGGAGCGCGCGCGCCACTTCATGCTCCGTACCCGTCCGGTGAGGCCCACGCAGGATGCTGACGCATCCGCTGACCTCGCCGAGCTGCGCGCCCTCAGATCCGAGGCGGGGAGTGCTGATTGGCTCGCGAGCCCTCGTGCCGCGGAGCTGTACCAGCGCCTCCGGCAGCGGCAGTGGAGCGGGACGGCGGCGGGCGGAAGCGAAGACCAAGTCGCGATGGGTGAACTCCAGGCTGCGCTGGACGACGAGACGGCCGTGCTGTCCTATGTGTGGAGTGCTGAGCGCGTCGCCTGCGTGGTCGTCACCGCCCGGGATGCACGGCTCGTGTCGATTCGCGATTGGCCGGGGATGCGGGCTCTCCATTCGGGCCTCCGTGCCGATCTCGACATGGCCGCATCGATCGTCGCGGGACCGATGGCCTCGGTGGTCCACGCGACGCTGGAGAGCCGACTCGTCGGCATCTCGCGCGAGTTGGTCGATCCGGTGCTGGCCGACGTCGATGCCAAGCGGATTGTGATCACCGCGCCCGCTGTCCTGAACGGGATGACATGGAGCATGCTCCCTGCCCTGCGCGACCGGGTCGTCACGGTGGCCGCATCGGCGACTCAGTGGCTGCGTCATCGAGACGAGGTGTACGACAATCACCTGCCGGGATTCGCGCTCGGGCCGCTCGTCGCCCGCGGGCATGAGGAGCTTCAGCGCGCCGCCGCGGCGTGGGACGCCCCGACGCTGCTCGCCGATACCGGGGCGACGGTCGATGCGGTGACACGCCTCGCATCCGAAGTCGACGTCCTCCACGTGGCCGCGCACGGCAGGCATGCTGCCGAGAACCCGCTCTTCTCGGGTCTCGAACTGACCGATGGGGTGCTCTTCGGATACGACATCGACCGCGTTGCGGCGGTGCCGCCGGTGGTCGTGCTGTCCGCGTGCGAGGTGGGTCGTTCGTCGGTGCGCTGGGGCGAAGAGGCGATCGGCATGACACGGGTGTGGCTGCACGCCGGCACGGCCTGCGTGATCGCCGCGCCGGTCGTCGTCGCCGACGAGGTCGCGTGCGAGCTGCTGGGCGAGATGCACGTGGGGCTGGCCGCCGGAGAAGCCCCGGCGGTCGCACTCGCGGGGGCGGCTCGGCGGACCGGCATCGTCGCGCCCTTCCAGGCCCACGGCGCGGGGTTCTGA